Proteins from one Streptomyces sp. NBC_00289 genomic window:
- a CDS encoding PLP-dependent aminotransferase family protein — MTSSETNPDRPPHRPTGSAAWELLLPAVAAPARARGRSLQAALRDAVRSGRLAPGTRLPSSRDLAADLKVSRGLVTEAYEQLTAEGYLRSGRGAGTWVGGAVRAAHPRARDLAPRSPGIRATFVPGTPDLSLFPRAAWATAQRGVLAGLPHRDLGYPDPRGLPRLRTALAELLARRRGVVADPERLVVVSGVAQATALLGFALSARGLRTVGVENPGSPQHAALHASAGVTTVPLPLDDEGLAPGPLRASGVRAVVTTPAHQFPTGIAYSARRRAELLDWARSVDGLVFEDDYDGDFRYDRAPVGALQGLDPDHVAYAGSVSKSLAPGLRLGWLLVPESWADEVVERKRTMDLGHPTLDQALFARFLERGDYDRQLRRCQRAYRERRDALVAALGEHFPGSEVSGIAAGLHVIAELPRRFGPERHFLARVAAAGVAVRPLTDYMHACRGADAGSGSGGEGEGSSQVRLVLGYAHQSPARIRTGVRLMAEALTR; from the coding sequence ATGACGTCATCGGAGACCAATCCCGACCGACCGCCTCACCGGCCGACGGGCTCCGCCGCCTGGGAACTCCTGCTGCCGGCCGTCGCGGCACCGGCACGCGCGCGTGGTCGCTCACTGCAGGCGGCGCTGCGGGACGCGGTCCGCTCCGGCAGGCTCGCGCCGGGCACCCGGCTGCCGTCGAGCCGCGACCTCGCGGCCGATCTCAAGGTGTCCCGCGGGCTGGTCACCGAGGCCTACGAGCAGTTGACCGCCGAGGGATACCTGCGCAGCGGCCGGGGTGCGGGCACCTGGGTGGGCGGTGCCGTACGGGCCGCCCACCCACGCGCGCGTGACCTCGCCCCGCGCTCCCCCGGCATCCGTGCCACCTTCGTGCCCGGGACACCGGACCTGTCCCTGTTCCCCCGGGCGGCGTGGGCCACCGCGCAGCGCGGGGTGCTGGCGGGACTCCCGCATCGGGACCTCGGCTACCCGGACCCCCGCGGACTGCCCCGGTTGCGCACCGCCCTGGCCGAACTGCTCGCCCGCCGCCGGGGCGTGGTCGCGGACCCGGAGCGGCTGGTGGTCGTCTCCGGGGTGGCCCAGGCGACCGCGCTGCTCGGATTCGCCCTCAGCGCGCGCGGGTTGCGCACCGTCGGCGTGGAGAACCCCGGCAGCCCCCAGCACGCCGCCCTCCACGCCTCGGCGGGCGTCACCACCGTGCCACTGCCGCTGGACGACGAAGGGCTCGCTCCCGGCCCCCTGCGGGCCTCCGGCGTCCGGGCCGTCGTGACCACGCCGGCCCACCAGTTCCCCACCGGCATCGCCTACTCCGCCCGCCGCCGCGCCGAACTCCTCGACTGGGCCCGGTCCGTGGACGGGCTCGTCTTCGAGGACGACTACGACGGCGACTTCCGCTACGACCGTGCGCCGGTGGGCGCGCTCCAGGGCCTCGACCCGGACCACGTGGCCTACGCGGGTTCGGTCAGCAAGTCCCTGGCACCGGGGCTCCGGCTCGGCTGGCTGCTGGTGCCGGAGTCCTGGGCCGACGAGGTGGTGGAACGCAAACGCACCATGGATCTCGGCCATCCCACCCTCGACCAGGCGCTGTTCGCCCGATTCCTGGAACGCGGTGACTACGACCGCCAGCTGCGCCGCTGCCAGCGCGCGTACCGCGAACGGCGCGACGCCCTCGTCGCGGCCCTGGGGGAGCACTTCCCCGGCTCCGAGGTGTCGGGGATCGCAGCGGGTCTGCACGTCATCGCCGAGCTGCCGCGGCGGTTCGGACCCGAGCGGCACTTCCTCGCGCGCGTGGCGGCCGCCGGGGTGGCGGTGCGCCCGCTGACGGACTACATGCACGCGTGTCGCGGCGCCGATGCCGGTTCCGGTTCCGGTGGCGAGGGCGAAGGGTCCTCGCAGGTGCGGTTGGTGCTCGGCTACGCACACCAGTCGCCGGCCCGCATCCGTACCGGCGTACGGCTGATGGCCGAAGCCCTGACCCGGTGA
- a CDS encoding alpha/beta fold hydrolase: MSATVSFEVPTPGGPRPVTVSYARVGRGEPLLLLHGIGHHRQAWDPVVDILATERDVIAVDLPGFGASPALPAGLAYDLSTTTAVFSALCEALELDRPHVAGNSLGGLLALELAREKRVRSVTALSPAGFWSPAERRYAFGVLLTMRHISRRLPLPLVERLSRSAAGRTALTSTIYARPARRSPEAVVAETLALAQATGFDETLRAGIGVRFTDDIPQIPVTVAWGTKDLLLVRRQGVRAKQIIPRARLVRLPGCGHCPMNDDPALVARVILDGSRAGGR; the protein is encoded by the coding sequence ATGTCCGCCACTGTCTCCTTCGAGGTCCCCACCCCTGGGGGCCCTCGTCCCGTGACCGTCTCCTACGCGCGCGTGGGCCGCGGCGAACCGCTGTTGCTGCTGCACGGGATCGGTCACCACCGGCAGGCCTGGGACCCGGTGGTGGACATCCTCGCGACCGAACGCGACGTGATCGCCGTGGACCTGCCCGGATTCGGCGCGTCTCCGGCCCTGCCCGCCGGCCTCGCCTACGACCTGTCCACGACGACGGCCGTGTTCAGCGCCCTGTGCGAGGCACTGGAGCTCGACCGGCCGCACGTGGCGGGCAACTCGCTGGGCGGCCTGCTGGCCCTGGAGCTGGCCCGTGAGAAGCGCGTACGGTCCGTCACCGCCCTGTCTCCGGCCGGGTTCTGGTCCCCGGCCGAACGGCGCTACGCCTTCGGTGTCCTGCTCACCATGCGGCACATCTCCCGACGGCTGCCGCTGCCCCTGGTCGAGCGTCTGTCCCGCTCGGCGGCCGGCCGCACCGCCCTGACGAGCACGATCTACGCCCGTCCGGCCCGCCGTTCACCCGAGGCCGTGGTCGCCGAGACGCTCGCCCTGGCGCAGGCCACGGGCTTCGACGAGACCCTGCGGGCCGGCATCGGTGTCCGGTTCACCGACGACATCCCCCAGATCCCGGTCACCGTGGCCTGGGGCACCAAGGACCTGCTGCTGGTGCGCCGCCAGGGCGTCCGGGCCAAGCAGATCATCCCCCGGGCCCGGCTCGTGCGGCTGCCCGGATGCGGGCACTGCCCGATGAACGACGACCCCGCGTTGGTCGCCCGCGTGATCCTCGACGGAAGCCGCGCGGGCGGCCGCTGA
- a CDS encoding RNA polymerase sigma-70 factor: MTTDTDVFEEHRPVLLGVAYRMLGRVADAEDVVQEAWLRWSGADRTEVREPRGYLVRVTTRLAIDRLRQVKARGEAYVGPWLPEPYVTDFADTVPDTAERAVLADSVSLAVLVVLESLSPLERAVFVLREAFGYPYAEIAAMLERGEPAVRQLAGRARKHVEERRSRYEVDPAQRRDLTERFLVAAAEGDIEGLIALLAPDVRLVGDSGGKTKAPLRVLDTADKVGRFMAGVARKGVPGLSFRFLELNGGPAVLASRGDSPDSVFQLDVLDGRIQCVYIIRNPDKLRSLAVV, from the coding sequence GTGACCACCGACACCGACGTCTTCGAAGAGCACCGCCCCGTCCTCCTGGGCGTCGCCTACCGCATGCTCGGGCGCGTCGCCGACGCGGAGGACGTGGTCCAGGAGGCCTGGCTGCGCTGGTCGGGCGCGGACCGGACCGAGGTGCGCGAACCGCGCGGCTACCTGGTGCGTGTCACCACCCGCCTCGCCATCGACCGGCTGCGCCAGGTCAAGGCGCGGGGCGAGGCGTACGTGGGCCCGTGGCTGCCCGAGCCGTACGTGACCGACTTCGCGGACACCGTGCCGGACACCGCGGAGCGCGCGGTGCTCGCCGACTCCGTCTCCCTGGCCGTCCTCGTCGTCCTGGAGTCGCTGTCGCCGCTGGAACGTGCGGTGTTCGTGCTCAGGGAGGCCTTCGGCTACCCGTACGCTGAGATCGCCGCGATGCTGGAGCGCGGCGAACCGGCCGTACGACAGCTCGCCGGACGGGCCCGCAAGCACGTCGAGGAGCGAAGGTCGCGCTACGAGGTCGACCCCGCGCAGCGCCGCGACCTCACCGAGCGGTTCCTGGTCGCGGCCGCGGAAGGGGACATCGAGGGGCTCATCGCCCTGCTGGCCCCCGACGTGCGGCTTGTCGGAGACAGCGGGGGCAAGACCAAGGCGCCCCTGCGCGTCCTGGACACGGCCGACAAGGTGGGCCGCTTCATGGCCGGCGTCGCCCGCAAGGGCGTCCCCGGCCTGTCCTTCCGCTTCCTGGAGCTCAACGGCGGACCCGCGGTGCTGGCATCGAGGGGGGACAGCCCCGACTCCGTGTTCCAACTCGACGTCCTGGACGGCCGCATCCAGTGCGTCTACATCATCCGCAACCCCGACAAGCTGCGGTCGCTCGCCGTCGTCTGA
- a CDS encoding GntR family transcriptional regulator, whose protein sequence is MGTTQLESVPEPKYWHLRTVLTEALDSEFTVGEILPNERDLAARFGVARATLRQALEQLELEGRLQRRRGVGTTVAPPRVGVAVGTEQHAWPGAVDDGWQPVDSTLEVPPATVAEALETGSEQAVHTVRRSRTTHGQPVAAELLYIPESSVPDLSAIDAPSGAARARAVLRDLQRLELEGQDSAVELGSARADDARQLDRLPGAPVLVVTTRFIADGRTVALSVATYRADTCRLTFGDSGGVEIQQGPERRAS, encoded by the coding sequence GTGGGGACCACGCAGCTGGAATCGGTGCCGGAACCGAAGTACTGGCATCTCAGGACCGTGCTCACAGAGGCACTGGACTCCGAGTTCACGGTGGGCGAGATCCTGCCCAACGAACGTGATCTGGCCGCCCGCTTCGGCGTCGCCCGGGCCACGCTCCGCCAGGCACTCGAGCAGCTCGAACTGGAAGGCCGGCTGCAGCGCCGTCGCGGTGTCGGTACGACCGTGGCTCCGCCGCGCGTCGGCGTGGCCGTCGGCACCGAGCAGCACGCCTGGCCGGGAGCGGTCGACGACGGCTGGCAGCCCGTCGACAGCACCCTCGAGGTGCCGCCCGCAACCGTCGCGGAGGCCCTGGAGACCGGCAGCGAGCAGGCGGTGCACACCGTACGTCGCTCGCGTACGACCCACGGCCAGCCGGTCGCCGCCGAACTGCTCTACATCCCCGAGTCGTCGGTGCCCGACCTCTCCGCCATAGACGCCCCGTCCGGAGCGGCACGCGCGCGTGCGGTGCTGCGCGACCTCCAGCGCCTCGAGCTGGAGGGCCAGGACAGCGCCGTGGAGCTCGGCTCGGCCCGCGCGGACGACGCCAGGCAGCTGGACCGGCTCCCCGGGGCGCCCGTCCTCGTCGTCACCACCCGTTTCATCGCCGACGGCCGTACCGTCGCGCTGTCCGTCGCCACCTACCGCGCGGACACCTGCCGGCTGACCTTCGGCGACTCCGGCGGGGTGGAGATCCAGCAGGGACCGGAACGCCGGGCCTCCTGA
- a CDS encoding ROK family transcriptional regulator: MGRLTGGDPSLLRRINSAVVLHALRATDCATLTEITRVTGLSRPTVEGVVEGLIEAGLVVEKAADEGATRRQGRPARRFRFRAEAGHLLGLEIGPHRVAALLSDLDGRVTGAQAKDIDETASADERLERLRTAVAELLRRAGVARGSLRAVGVATPGIVEADGTVRLSTALPEWTGLRLGERLSRSFKCPVLVENDANAAAVAEHWKGAATESDDVVFVLAGLSPGAGALIGGRLHRGYGGAAGEIGALHLLGRGATPETLLSTTDEPLHPLDELAVAGVFAQAREGDRRAREAVDRFIQRLVHDVAALVLALDPELVVVGGWAAGLDGVLEPLRRELARYCLRPPKVALSLLGEAAVATGALRLALDHVEEQLFAVEGTVTARR, translated from the coding sequence TTGGGGCGGCTGACCGGCGGGGATCCCTCGCTGCTGCGAAGGATCAATTCCGCGGTGGTGCTGCACGCGCTGCGTGCCACGGACTGCGCGACACTCACCGAGATCACCCGGGTGACCGGACTGTCCCGGCCGACCGTCGAAGGAGTCGTCGAGGGTCTCATCGAGGCCGGCCTCGTCGTGGAGAAGGCCGCCGACGAGGGCGCCACCCGGCGTCAGGGCCGGCCGGCGCGGCGGTTCCGGTTCCGGGCGGAGGCCGGACACCTGCTGGGCCTGGAGATCGGGCCGCATCGCGTCGCCGCCCTGCTGTCCGACCTGGACGGCCGGGTGACCGGCGCGCAGGCCAAGGACATCGACGAGACGGCCTCGGCCGACGAGCGCCTGGAGCGGCTGCGCACCGCGGTGGCCGAACTGCTGCGCCGGGCCGGTGTCGCGCGCGGCTCGCTGCGGGCGGTGGGGGTCGCCACGCCCGGGATCGTCGAGGCGGACGGCACCGTACGGCTGAGCACCGCGCTCCCCGAGTGGACCGGGCTGCGGCTGGGTGAGCGGCTGAGCCGTTCCTTCAAGTGCCCGGTCCTGGTGGAGAACGACGCCAACGCCGCCGCGGTGGCCGAACACTGGAAGGGCGCCGCGACCGAGTCCGACGACGTCGTGTTCGTCCTGGCCGGGCTGAGTCCGGGGGCCGGTGCGCTGATCGGCGGACGGCTGCACCGGGGGTACGGCGGGGCGGCCGGTGAGATCGGCGCGCTGCACCTGCTGGGCCGCGGGGCGACTCCCGAGACGCTGTTGTCCACGACGGACGAGCCGCTGCACCCGCTCGACGAACTGGCCGTCGCCGGGGTCTTCGCGCAGGCGCGCGAGGGCGACCGGCGGGCCCGGGAGGCCGTCGACCGTTTCATCCAGCGGCTCGTCCACGACGTGGCGGCTCTCGTCCTTGCCCTGGACCCCGAACTGGTCGTCGTCGGGGGCTGGGCGGCCGGACTGGACGGCGTACTGGAGCCGCTGCGCCGCGAGTTGGCGCGCTACTGCCTGCGGCCGCCGAAGGTGGCCCTTTCGCTGCTCGGCGAGGCGGCCGTGGCGACGGGGGCACTGCGGCTCGCGCTCGACCATGTGGAGGAGCAGCTGTTCGCGGTGGAGGGCACGGTGACCGCGCGCCGCTGA
- a CDS encoding response regulator, translating to MPVTVLLVDDEPLVRAGLRAVLESQPDIEVVGEAADGAAVIPLVRRLRPDVVAMDVRMPLMDGIEATRAVLRTVDEPPKILVVTTFENDEYVYDALRAGADGFLLKRARPAEIVHAVRLVAEGESLLFPASVRRLAAEYGDHGANRAAHAAMERAQLTDREAEVLRLMARGLSNAEIAARLIVGTETVKSHVSAVLAKLGARDRTQAVIAAYESGFVAPG from the coding sequence ATGCCGGTCACCGTTCTCCTCGTCGACGACGAGCCCCTCGTCCGCGCCGGTCTGCGCGCCGTGCTGGAGTCGCAGCCCGACATCGAGGTCGTCGGAGAGGCGGCCGACGGCGCGGCGGTGATTCCCCTGGTGCGGCGGCTGCGGCCGGACGTGGTCGCCATGGACGTACGGATGCCCCTCATGGACGGCATCGAGGCCACGCGCGCGGTGCTGCGGACGGTCGACGAGCCGCCGAAGATCCTCGTCGTGACGACCTTCGAGAACGACGAGTACGTGTACGACGCACTGCGGGCCGGGGCGGACGGGTTCCTGCTGAAGCGGGCCCGGCCCGCCGAGATCGTGCACGCCGTGCGGCTGGTCGCCGAGGGCGAGTCGCTGCTCTTCCCGGCCTCGGTGCGGCGGCTCGCCGCCGAGTACGGCGACCACGGCGCGAACCGCGCGGCCCACGCCGCGATGGAACGGGCCCAGCTCACCGACCGCGAGGCGGAGGTGCTGCGGCTGATGGCCCGCGGGCTGTCGAACGCCGAGATCGCCGCCCGGCTGATCGTCGGGACCGAGACCGTGAAGTCCCATGTGAGCGCCGTGCTGGCGAAGCTGGGGGCGCGGGATCGCACGCAGGCCGTGATCGCGGCGTACGAGTCGGGGTTCGTCGCGCCGGGTTGA